A genomic region of Geothermobacter hydrogeniphilus contains the following coding sequences:
- a CDS encoding 3-hydroxybutyryl-CoA dehydrogenase, with protein MAIKRIMVIGAGQMGGGIAQVAAEAGLEVVLNDIDRTFIDNRLAFIGKLLDKNIAKGRISEDDKVAIMSRLIPSTDLADAAGVDFVVEAAVEKMEIKEKIFRTLDEVAAPGVILASNTSSLPITELAAVTGRPELVIGMHFMNPVPVMKLIEVIRGIATSDATYATVKELAEKMGKVPVEVNDYPGFISNRVLMPMINEAIYCIYEGVADAESIDTVMKLGMAHPMGPLTLADFIGLDTCLAIMEVLYEGFADSKYRPCPLLRKMVKAGWLGKKSGKGFFDYQNS; from the coding sequence ATGGCAATCAAGCGGATCATGGTCATCGGGGCCGGTCAGATGGGTGGCGGAATCGCCCAGGTGGCGGCCGAGGCGGGTCTGGAGGTGGTCCTCAACGACATCGACCGGACCTTCATCGACAATCGGCTGGCGTTTATCGGCAAACTGCTCGACAAGAATATCGCCAAGGGGCGGATCAGCGAGGATGACAAGGTCGCCATCATGTCCCGCTTGATCCCCTCGACCGACCTGGCTGACGCCGCCGGGGTCGATTTCGTCGTCGAGGCCGCCGTCGAGAAAATGGAGATCAAGGAGAAGATCTTCCGCACCCTTGACGAGGTGGCCGCGCCGGGCGTGATTCTCGCCAGCAACACCTCCTCTCTGCCGATTACCGAGCTGGCGGCGGTGACCGGACGCCCGGAACTGGTGATCGGCATGCACTTCATGAATCCGGTACCGGTGATGAAACTGATCGAGGTGATTCGCGGCATCGCCACCAGTGACGCCACCTATGCCACGGTCAAGGAACTGGCGGAAAAGATGGGCAAGGTTCCGGTCGAGGTCAACGACTATCCCGGTTTCATCTCCAACCGGGTCTTGATGCCGATGATCAACGAGGCGATCTACTGCATCTACGAGGGGGTCGCCGACGCCGAGTCGATCGATACCGTGATGAAACTCGGCATGGCCCATCCGATGGGACCGCTGACACTGGCTGATTTCATCGGCCTCGATACCTGCCTGGCAATCATGGAGGTTCTCTATGAAGGCTTCGCCGACAGCAAGTACCGGCCCTGTCCGTTGCTGCGCAAGATGGTCAAGGCCGGCTGGCTGGGCAAGAAGAGCGGCAAGGGATTTTTCGATTACCAGAATTCATAA